In Geminocystis sp. NIES-3709, a single genomic region encodes these proteins:
- a CDS encoding alpha/beta fold hydrolase has product MTKLTQALTEAQNLLLNASLNPELPTILTTAFGENYNPTEAHNIFSRWRNQDFSNLPQIQILPSTILNNAQGAYSATSNTIYLSSTLLEQQSFLAIRNVLLEEIGHFIDAQINSIDTPGDEGAIFSALVQGKTLTEDELSKLRAEEDTAIIYIDGEAIEIEQSINVIGQWGEEQAGAFSTVKVIGNYAYIANNGLLILDISDPNQPIVISNTGTTSSVFDVEVVGDRAFVTNYGYDGGLVILNIANPSAPTILGSYNTGYVLDVEVLGDLAFVIDRDALVILNIADPSPPTRLGSYFGRAHDVEVVGDRAFVAGRDGLVILDIANPSAPTILGSYDTGYAFLDVKVVDDQAFVATGYGDLVILDIANPSAPTILGSYNTPGYAMDVEVVGDRAFVTNYTYDGGLVILDIANPSAPTPLGSYSGYSGNAYDVDVVGDRAFLSGSGGLVILDVSDYLTPINIETSFTVTGGDPNSPNHEKIEDPFFRDANFKIVSTSDEQLKKSYPAGKNVWLVFHGWNGNFGQFIELGQTIARAKPNDIVLALDWTEIAHTANKGNDTVALRLGENFIAASWIRPLAEQIQETLKNWGLTDATKLNLVGHSLGTLVSSELASLYKEENPDPNSMVKSITALDPPSEVNKINFPDFLGYDLDFDNDGYNDENDRPKPFKDVAQFSRAFVGDPSIAGNEEFASWADESFLVNFNQLTDGGGAHGWVVDVFQSLIDPSKHDFKFVNNLFTLDD; this is encoded by the coding sequence ATGACCAAACTCACCCAAGCCCTTACCGAAGCCCAAAACCTCCTCCTAAACGCCTCCCTTAACCCCGAACTCCCCACCATCCTCACCACCGCTTTTGGAGAAAACTACAACCCCACCGAAGCCCATAACATCTTTTCCCGATGGCGTAACCAAGACTTCAGCAACCTCCCTCAAATCCAAATCCTCCCCTCAACCATTCTCAACAACGCTCAAGGAGCTTATAGCGCCACTAGCAACACCATTTATTTATCATCCACCCTCCTAGAGCAACAATCTTTCCTAGCTATTCGCAACGTACTGCTAGAAGAAATCGGACACTTCATCGATGCACAGATTAACTCTATAGACACCCCCGGAGACGAAGGGGCGATCTTTTCCGCTTTAGTGCAAGGTAAAACATTAACAGAGGATGAACTATCAAAACTTAGAGCGGAAGAGGACACCGCTATTATCTACATTGACGGGGAAGCCATAGAAATCGAACAAAGCATCAACGTGATTGGACAATGGGGGGAAGAACAGGCGGGCGCATTTTCCACAGTCAAGGTAATTGGAAATTATGCGTATATTGCTAACAATGGACTTCTCATTTTAGATATTTCTGATCCTAATCAACCCATTGTAATTAGTAACACTGGGACAACCTCCTCTGTTTTTGATGTAGAAGTGGTGGGCGATCGGGCTTTTGTTACCAATTATGGTTATGATGGTGGTTTAGTGATATTAAACATAGCTAATCCCTCAGCACCCACAATCTTGGGTAGCTACAATACTGGGTATGTTTTGGATGTAGAAGTGTTGGGCGATCTAGCTTTTGTGATTGACCGGGATGCTTTAGTGATATTAAACATAGCTGATCCCTCACCACCGACTAGGTTGGGTAGCTATTTTGGGAGAGCTCATGATGTAGAAGTGGTAGGCGATCGGGCTTTTGTGGCTGGCCGAGATGGTTTAGTGATATTAGACATAGCTAATCCCTCTGCACCCACAATCTTGGGTAGCTACGATACTGGGTATGCTTTTTTGGATGTGAAAGTGGTGGACGATCAGGCTTTTGTTGCCACTGGGTATGGTGATTTAGTGATATTAGACATAGCTAATCCCTCAGCACCCACAATCTTGGGTAGTTACAATACTCCTGGGTATGCTATGGATGTAGAAGTGGTGGGCGATCGGGCTTTTGTTACCAATTATACTTATGATGGTGGTTTAGTGATATTAGATATAGCTAATCCCTCTGCACCCACTCCGTTGGGTAGCTATTCTGGGTATTCTGGAAATGCTTATGATGTAGATGTGGTGGGAGATCGGGCTTTTCTTTCTGGTTCTGGTGGTTTGGTCATCTTAGACGTGAGTGATTATCTTACTCCTATTAATATTGAAACTTCCTTTACTGTAACAGGAGGCGATCCAAACTCTCCTAATCACGAAAAGATCGAAGATCCCTTTTTCAGAGATGCTAATTTTAAGATTGTTTCTACTTCTGATGAGCAGTTAAAAAAATCCTATCCAGCAGGTAAAAATGTTTGGCTTGTCTTTCATGGTTGGAATGGAAATTTTGGACAATTTATAGAGTTAGGTCAAACTATAGCCAGAGCTAAACCGAATGATATTGTATTGGCTTTAGATTGGACAGAAATAGCCCATACAGCTAATAAAGGCAATGATACAGTTGCTTTGAGACTGGGTGAAAACTTTATTGCCGCTAGTTGGATTCGTCCCCTCGCTGAACAGATCCAAGAAACCCTGAAAAATTGGGGTTTAACTGATGCTACAAAACTTAATTTAGTGGGTCATAGTTTAGGAACTTTAGTTAGTTCTGAATTGGCTTCCTTATATAAGGAGGAAAACCCTGATCCTAACTCTATGGTAAAAAGTATCACCGCATTAGATCCCCCATCAGAAGTTAATAAAATAAATTTCCCAGACTTTTTAGGATATGATTTGGATTTCGATAATGATGGTTATAATGATGAAAACGATCGACCAAAACCATTCAAGGATGTAGCTCAATTTTCGAGGGCTTTTGTAGGTGATCCCAGTATTGCAGGAAATGAAGAATTTGCCAGTTGGGCAGACGAATCATTTTTAGTTAATTTCAATCAATTAACCGATGGAGGTGGGGCGCATGGTTGGGTTGTTGATGTGTTTCAAAGTTTAATTGATCCCAGTAAACATGACTTTAAATTTGTCAATAACCTTTTCACTTTAGACGATTAA
- a CDS encoding glycosyltransferase, with protein sequence MLFFLLSLSFIIWVYLILARGDFWLCNQNLEELSLDIYPSVTVIIPARNEAENISNSLNSLLNQNYQGNLNIILVDDQSEDNTGEIAQKTATNNNKEDQLTIIKGQPLPLGWSGKLWAMSQGITWAKQHFNTNYFLFTDADIKHSTNNISKLLAKAEKDNLDLVSLMVKLRCESFWEKLLIPAFIFFFQKLYPFPLVNNSTKKVAAAAGGCILIRESALTRIGGIEALKEALIDDCTLAKLVKETLPPNRSIWLGLSDTTISLRSYDTLTPIWNMVARTAFTQLNYSGFLLIGTILAMTITYFTVPIAVLTGLMTAQLSLIIMGVIILLMMALTYYPTIKLYQLPFFYCFLLPIIALLYSFMTIDSALRYWQGKGGQWKGRVYQ encoded by the coding sequence ATGTTATTTTTTTTACTAAGTTTATCATTCATAATTTGGGTTTATTTAATTTTAGCAAGAGGCGATTTTTGGTTGTGTAATCAAAATTTAGAAGAATTATCCTTAGATATTTATCCTTCTGTTACTGTAATTATACCTGCAAGAAATGAAGCTGAAAATATCTCTAATAGTCTTAATTCTTTATTAAATCAAAATTATCAAGGAAATCTAAATATTATTTTAGTTGATGATCAGAGTGAAGATAATACTGGTGAAATAGCGCAAAAAACTGCTACAAATAATAACAAAGAAGATCAATTAACTATTATTAAAGGACAACCATTACCTTTAGGATGGAGTGGGAAATTATGGGCAATGTCTCAAGGAATTACTTGGGCAAAACAGCACTTTAACACTAATTATTTTTTATTTACTGATGCAGATATAAAACACTCTACAAATAATATCAGTAAATTATTAGCGAAAGCAGAAAAAGATAATCTTGATTTAGTGTCTTTAATGGTTAAATTACGCTGTGAAAGTTTTTGGGAAAAACTATTAATTCCAGCTTTTATTTTCTTCTTTCAAAAATTATATCCTTTTCCCCTTGTCAACAATTCTACAAAAAAAGTGGCGGCGGCGGCAGGGGGGTGTATCTTGATTCGAGAATCGGCTTTGACAAGAATTGGGGGTATAGAGGCGTTAAAAGAGGCTTTGATTGATGATTGTACTTTAGCCAAATTAGTGAAGGAAACCTTACCTCCTAATCGCAGTATTTGGTTAGGGTTGAGTGATACAACTATTAGTTTAAGAAGTTATGACACTCTAACACCAATTTGGAATATGGTAGCGCGTACTGCTTTTACTCAATTAAACTATTCTGGTTTTTTGTTAATAGGTACAATTTTAGCTATGACTATTACTTATTTTACTGTTCCGATCGCTGTTTTAACAGGTCTGATGACTGCTCAGTTATCTTTAATTATTATGGGAGTAATAATTCTCTTAATGATGGCTTTAACTTATTATCCTACTATAAAACTTTATCAATTGCCCTTTTTCTATTGTTTTCTTTTGCCTATTATTGCATTATTATACAGTTTCATGACGATCGACTCTGCTTTGAGATACTGGCAAGGAAAAGGTGGACAATGGAAAGGGAGAGTTTATCAATAA
- a CDS encoding high light inducible protein → MENKETKVGFTAFAENWNGRLAMLGFLIGIATELLTGKGILAQLGLM, encoded by the coding sequence ATGGAAAACAAAGAAACTAAAGTAGGATTCACTGCTTTTGCTGAAAACTGGAACGGTCGTTTAGCAATGTTAGGATTTTTAATTGGTATTGCTACCGAATTATTGACTGGTAAAGGTATTTTGGCTCAATTAGGTTTAATGTAA
- a CDS encoding peptidylprolyl isomerase, whose product MKLTPWKKIVKIAITTISIFIISIAFNPLGLQNAHAVLAQGDAITDPNAILRYALPIDNDIVRQIQGDIEKIAKDLRAKRWPLVAKRVKNAGFLLNLHQNDLVTSVPEELQPRAKELVSAMTEDVAKLQELIEKEDREQIYSIRAEILDNITELEQDMVTGFPFTVPEEYANLPQLLGRAKVEVQTSQGNLVIVVDGYSAPVTGGNFIDLVQRKFYDGLPFSRAEDFYVIQTGDPIGEEEGFIDPTTQEYRAIPFEVLVKGESEPIYGLTTEDLGLYLAQPVLPFNAYGAVALARPTTDPNGGSSQFFFFKFDNEVTPPGYNLMDGRFAVFGYVTEGAEVLDKLTAEDKIISMQVIEGQENLKTN is encoded by the coding sequence ATGAAACTTACTCCGTGGAAAAAGATAGTTAAAATAGCTATTACCACAATTTCTATTTTTATCATCTCGATCGCATTTAACCCATTAGGTTTACAAAATGCTCATGCTGTATTAGCTCAAGGAGATGCGATTACTGATCCTAATGCAATTTTACGCTATGCTTTACCGATCGATAATGATATTGTCCGTCAAATTCAGGGGGATATTGAGAAAATTGCCAAAGATTTAAGAGCAAAACGTTGGCCTTTAGTAGCTAAAAGAGTTAAAAATGCAGGTTTTTTACTAAACTTACACCAAAATGATCTTGTTACCAGCGTACCAGAAGAATTGCAACCAAGAGCAAAAGAATTAGTTTCTGCAATGACGGAAGATGTGGCAAAACTTCAGGAATTAATTGAAAAAGAAGATAGAGAACAAATTTATTCTATCAGAGCTGAAATTTTAGATAATATTACTGAGTTAGAGCAGGATATGGTTACAGGATTTCCTTTTACTGTACCTGAAGAATATGCTAACCTACCTCAGTTATTAGGTCGAGCAAAAGTCGAAGTACAAACCTCTCAAGGCAATTTAGTTATTGTTGTGGATGGCTATAGTGCTCCCGTCACAGGTGGAAACTTTATTGACTTAGTGCAACGGAAATTTTATGATGGTTTACCTTTTTCTCGGGCTGAAGATTTTTATGTAATTCAAACAGGTGATCCTATTGGCGAAGAAGAAGGATTTATCGATCCTACAACTCAAGAATATAGAGCAATACCTTTTGAAGTATTAGTAAAAGGAGAATCTGAACCCATTTATGGTTTAACGACAGAAGATTTAGGATTGTATTTAGCTCAGCCTGTGTTACCTTTTAACGCTTATGGAGCAGTCGCTTTAGCTCGTCCTACAACTGATCCTAATGGTGGTTCATCTCAGTTTTTCTTCTTCAAATTTGACAATGAAGTAACACCTCCCGGATATAATCTGATGGATGGTAGATTTGCTGTTTTTGGCTATGTAACAGAAGGTGCAGAGGTATTAGATAAACTAACCGCAGAAGATAAAATTATTTCTATGCAAGTTATTGAAGGACAAGAAAACCTCAAAACTAATTAG
- the recJ gene encoding single-stranded-DNA-specific exonuclease RecJ, translating to MEYNLPCQRWKFYSQNPTLVNQLVERLGLSSIVAQVIINRGMVNVDDVQSYVNPEIINLPSPLTEFPDLPKSIEILKNTIESKQKIAICGDYDADGMTSTALLLRGLRHLGAKVDYAIPSRMKDGYGINKRIVEEFKEEGVSLVLTVDNGISAYDAIARAKELGLQVIITDHHDLPLKLPPADAILNPKLLPKTSPYYGLAGVGVAYVLAVTLAQNLNKLQGLTKPLLELYTVGTIADMAPLTGVNRRWLKRGLKLLSKSDILGIKSLITLAEVDGKKKQLNSDDIGFKIGPRINTIGRLDDPQIVIELLTTDDEKVAITRAMQCNQSNQTRQNLTKQIEQEAIKIIEEKQINWQDDRLLLIVHENWHHGIIGLVASRLLEKYGVPVFIGTYEEDNPELIRGSARGIEEFNIFSALQYCDDLLSKYGGHKAAGGFGFPTKNLPLIHDRLREFAHQTLIPEYLKPLIKIDTEISFKDITFQLLKEIDSLYPWGIENNEPIFSSLNVKVSSQQLTKTGEHLQLKFVQDDIELKAIAWRWNQYYPLPPTIDIAYKIKENDWNGNKSIQLDIVGVRKS from the coding sequence ATGGAATATAACTTACCTTGTCAACGTTGGAAATTTTATTCTCAAAATCCCACTTTAGTTAATCAGTTAGTTGAGAGATTGGGGTTATCTTCTATTGTTGCTCAGGTTATTATCAACCGTGGCATGGTTAATGTCGATGATGTACAAAGTTATGTTAATCCTGAAATTATTAATTTACCTTCTCCTCTCACAGAATTTCCTGATTTACCTAAAAGTATCGAAATTCTCAAAAATACGATCGAGTCTAAGCAAAAAATAGCTATTTGTGGAGACTATGATGCTGATGGCATGACAAGCACCGCCTTATTATTGAGAGGTTTAAGGCATTTGGGGGCAAAAGTTGACTATGCTATTCCTAGTCGGATGAAAGATGGCTATGGTATCAATAAACGTATTGTAGAGGAATTTAAAGAAGAAGGAGTGAGTTTAGTTTTAACCGTTGATAACGGTATTTCTGCCTATGATGCGATCGCAAGAGCTAAAGAATTAGGATTACAAGTAATTATTACTGATCATCACGATTTACCATTAAAATTACCTCCCGCCGATGCCATTTTGAACCCGAAATTATTACCAAAAACTTCCCCTTATTATGGTTTAGCCGGGGTAGGAGTTGCCTATGTTTTAGCTGTCACCCTTGCCCAAAATTTGAACAAATTACAAGGATTGACCAAACCTCTTTTAGAATTATATACCGTAGGCACGATCGCTGATATGGCACCCTTAACGGGGGTGAATCGCCGTTGGTTAAAAAGAGGACTGAAATTATTATCAAAATCAGATATTTTAGGTATCAAATCTTTAATTACTTTGGCTGAAGTTGACGGCAAAAAAAAACAATTAAATTCTGATGATATAGGTTTTAAAATCGGGCCAAGAATTAATACGATAGGAAGACTAGATGATCCACAAATTGTTATAGAATTACTGACTACCGATGATGAAAAAGTAGCTATCACAAGGGCAATGCAATGTAATCAATCGAATCAAACTCGTCAAAATTTAACTAAACAAATTGAGCAAGAAGCGATTAAAATAATTGAGGAAAAACAGATAAATTGGCAAGACGATCGACTTTTATTAATTGTTCATGAAAATTGGCATCATGGAATCATCGGATTAGTTGCATCTCGTTTATTAGAAAAATATGGAGTACCTGTTTTTATCGGTACTTATGAGGAAGACAATCCAGAATTAATAAGAGGTTCAGCTAGAGGCATTGAGGAATTTAATATTTTTTCGGCACTGCAATATTGTGATGATTTATTAAGTAAATATGGAGGACATAAAGCGGCGGGGGGTTTTGGTTTTCCTACTAAAAATTTGCCCTTAATTCACGATCGTTTAAGAGAATTTGCTCATCAAACTTTAATACCAGAATATTTAAAACCTTTAATTAAAATAGATACAGAAATTAGTTTTAAAGATATTACTTTTCAGTTATTAAAAGAAATAGATAGTTTATATCCTTGGGGTATTGAAAATAATGAACCTATTTTTTCTAGTTTGAATGTCAAAGTATCTTCTCAACAATTAACAAAAACAGGGGAACATTTACAACTTAAATTTGTACAAGATGATATAGAATTAAAAGCGATCGCTTGGCGTTGGAATCAGTATTATCCTTTACCACCAACGATCGATATAGCCTATAAAATTAAAGAAAATGATTGGAATGGGAATAAATCAATTCAACTAGACATTGTAGGGGTAAGAAAAAGTTAA
- the thrB gene encoding homoserine kinase — protein sequence MDSSNSILVQVPATTANLGSGFDCIGTALSFYNEFEFSLDENKTSFTVVGDGAEKISLSEDNLLYKSFLHFYHHTGITPPYVDIKIKINVPLARGLGSSATAIVAGLLAANYYSTNKLSSSELIDLAIELEGHPDNVVPAFLGNCILSVGEKNNWQFVPINCHQDIKFILGIPDFELSTESARAVLPKQLSYHDAVYNIAHLGLLIKGLETGNENWLKEALKDKLHQPYRKSLIKGYDDIYKAVIKADGYGMVISGAGPTLLALSSSINAEKVMTGIKTTWGDLGVNADVRCLDLDTKGSTLTINND from the coding sequence ATGGATTCTTCTAATTCTATTTTGGTTCAAGTCCCGGCTACTACTGCTAATTTGGGTTCTGGTTTTGATTGTATTGGTACTGCGTTAAGTTTTTATAATGAGTTTGAGTTTTCGTTGGATGAGAATAAAACATCTTTTACCGTGGTAGGTGATGGGGCTGAAAAAATTAGTTTGAGTGAGGATAATTTACTCTATAAGTCTTTTCTGCATTTCTATCATCATACGGGTATAACTCCTCCTTATGTTGACATCAAAATTAAAATTAATGTACCTTTAGCAAGGGGTTTGGGTAGTTCCGCTACTGCGATCGTCGCTGGATTGTTAGCCGCTAATTACTACTCCACAAACAAGTTATCTTCATCAGAATTAATCGATTTAGCGATCGAACTAGAAGGACATCCAGATAATGTTGTACCTGCTTTTTTAGGTAATTGTATTTTATCTGTGGGAGAAAAAAATAACTGGCAATTTGTACCGATAAACTGTCATCAAGATATAAAATTCATCCTAGGAATACCCGATTTTGAACTCTCAACAGAATCCGCTAGGGCAGTTTTACCGAAACAATTAAGTTATCATGACGCTGTATATAATATTGCCCATTTGGGTTTATTGATTAAAGGTTTAGAAACAGGAAACGAAAATTGGTTAAAAGAAGCCTTAAAAGATAAATTACATCAACCTTACCGCAAAAGCCTCATCAAAGGTTATGACGACATTTATAAAGCAGTAATCAAAGCTGATGGTTATGGTATGGTGATTAGTGGTGCTGGCCCTACTTTATTAGCTTTATCTTCTAGTATCAACGCTGAAAAAGTTATGACGGGGATTAAAACAACATGGGGTGATTTGGGTGTTAATGCCGATGTTCGTTGTTTAGATTTAGACACAAAGGGTTCAACCTTAACAATTAACAATGACTAA
- a CDS encoding GNAT family N-acetyltransferase — translation MVWLQKLFTKTENENDLSDKNYGRDWVTLDPEIFGRSKIYFSTNQDIDLYELEELCDSVGWARRPLRKVRKALDNSYLVASAWEVRGARTVLIGFARATSDHAFNATIWDVVIHPRFQNKGLGKIFMKYMIKKLRADDISNVTLFADPHVIEFYRRLGFVLDPEGIKGMFLYPD, via the coding sequence ATGGTTTGGTTACAGAAATTGTTTACAAAAACTGAAAATGAGAATGATCTCTCCGACAAAAACTACGGGAGGGATTGGGTAACACTTGATCCTGAAATCTTTGGTCGCAGTAAAATTTACTTTAGTACGAATCAAGACATCGATTTGTACGAATTAGAAGAATTATGCGACTCCGTCGGATGGGCAAGAAGACCGTTAAGAAAAGTCCGAAAAGCATTAGATAATAGCTATTTAGTGGCTTCTGCTTGGGAAGTACGAGGTGCGAGAACTGTTTTAATTGGTTTTGCCCGTGCTACATCTGATCATGCCTTTAACGCTACTATTTGGGATGTGGTGATACACCCTCGTTTTCAAAATAAGGGATTAGGCAAAATTTTTATGAAATATATGATTAAGAAACTTCGTGCTGATGATATTAGTAACGTTACCTTATTTGCCGATCCTCATGTGATAGAGTTTTACCGTCGCTTAGGTTTTGTATTAGATCCCGAAGGGATTAAAGGTATGTTTTTGTATCCTGATTAA